A single region of the Procambarus clarkii isolate CNS0578487 chromosome 81, FALCON_Pclarkii_2.0, whole genome shotgun sequence genome encodes:
- the LOC138358082 gene encoding uncharacterized protein: MSSSVLMLQYSRLHSTGVHGSAAEGSAAESSAAEGSAAEDSAVEGSAVEGSAAEGSAAESSAAEGSAAEDSAVEGSAVEGSAVEGSAVEGSAVEGSAVEDSAVEDSAVEDSAATGSTIEVNAMENSAMEDSAMENSTIARIAASPEEFPHGETSLKTKKKTLSLPDTNADRISNKEKEMKDRYLDKDKNTNMILNKTQGTGHNETHS; the protein is encoded by the exons ATGTCCTCATCTGTTCTGATGCTTCAGTACTCCAGACTACACAGTACTGGGGTCCACGGCAGTGCCGCGGAGGGCAGTGCCGCGGAGAGCAGTGCCGCGGAGGGCAGTGCCGCGGAGGACAGTGCCGTGGAGGGCAGTGCCGTGGAGGGCAGTGCCGCGGAGGGCAGTGCCGCGGAGAGCAGTGCCGCGGAGGGCAGTGCCGCGGAGGACAGTGCCGTGGAGGGCAGTGCCGTGGAGGGCAGTGCCGTGGAGGGCAGTGCCGTGGAGGGCAGTGCCGTGGAGGGCAGTGCCGTGGAGGACAGTGCCGTGGAGGACAGTGCCGTGGAGGACAGTGCCGCGACGGGCAGTACCATAGAGGTCAATGCCATGGAGAACAGTGCCATGGAGGACAGTGCCATGGAGAACAGTACCATAGCACGCATTGCCGCTTCTCCAGAGGAGTTTCCTCACGGAGAAACTTCTCTT AAGACCAAGAAGAAAACCCTTAGTTTGCCGGACACAAATGCTGATAGAATCTCTAACAAAGAAAAAGAAATGAAGGACAG gtacttggATAAGGATAAAAACACAAATATGATCTTAAACAAAacacaaggtacaggacacaATGAGACCCACTCATAG
- the LOC123747843 gene encoding serine/arginine repetitive matrix protein 5-like, with protein sequence MRSSSNGKQRGHVVTVSLLFQDFQDRLSVVQQPGESHFPPQQQEKATFLHNSKRKPLSSTTAGESHFPPQQQEKATFLHNSRRKPLSSTTAGESHSPPQQQEKATVLHNSKRKPQSSTTARESHSPPQQQEKATVLHNSRRKPQSSTTVRESHSPPQHKRKPQSSTTAGESHSPPQQQEKATVLHNSKRKPQSSTTARESHSPPQQQEKATVLHNSKRKPQSSTTARESHSPPQQQEKATVLHNSKRKPQSSTTARESHSPSQQQEKATVLHNSKRKPQSSTTARESHSPSQQQEKATVLHNSKRKPQSFTTAGESHSPPQQQEKATVLHNSKRKPQSFTTVRESHSPPQQQEKATVLHNSKRKPQSFTTARESHSPPQQQEKATVLHNSKRKPQSSTTVRESHSPSQQQEKATVLHNSRRKPQSSTTARESHSPSQQQEKATVLHNSKRKPQSSTTARESHSPPQQQEKATVLHNSKRKPQSSTTAGESHSPPQHKRKPQSFTTARESHSPSQQQEKATVLHNSKRKPQSFTTARESHSPSQQQEKATVLHNSRRKPQSSTTARESHSPSQQQEKATVLHNSKRKPQSSTTARESHSPSQQQEKATVLHNSKRKPQSSTTARESHSPSQQQEKATVLHNSKRKPQSFTTAGESHSPPQQQEKATVLHNSKRKPQSFITAGESHSPVQQQEKATVLYNSRRKLQSCTTAGESYSPVQQQEKATVLYNSRRKLQSCTTAGESYSPVQQQEKATVLYNSRRKLQSCTTAGESHSPVQQQEKATVLYNSRRKLQSCTTAGESYSHVQQQEKATVLYNSRRKPQSCTTAGESYSPVQQQEKATVLYNTRRKLQSCTTAGESHFPPQQQEKATFLHNK encoded by the exons CAGGAGAAAGCCACTTTCCTCCACAACAGCAGGAGAAAGCCACTTTCCTCCACAACAGCAAGAGAAAGCCACTTTCCTCCACAACAGCAGGAGAAAGCCACTTTCCTCCACAACAGCAGGAGAAAGCCACTTTCCTCCACAACAGCAGGAGAAAGCCACTTTCCTCCACAACAGCAGGAGAAAGCCACAGTCCTCCACAACAGCAAGAGAAAGCCACAGTCCTTCACAACAGCAAGAGAAAGCCACAGTCCTCCACAACAGCAAGAGAAAGCCACAGTCCTCCACAACAGCAAGAGAAAGCCACAGTCCTCCACAACAGCAGGAGAAAGCCACAGTCCTCCACAACAGTAAGAGAAAGCCACAGTCCTCCACAACA CAAGAGAAAGCCACAGTCCTCCACAACAGCAGGAGAAAGCCACAGTCCTCCACAACAGCAAGAGAAAGCCACAGTCCTTCACAACAGCAAGAGAAAGCCACAGTCCTCCACAACAGCAAGAGAAAGCCACAGTCCTCCACAACAGCAAGAGAAAGCCACAGTCCTCCACAACAGCAAGAGAAAGCCACAGTCCTCCACAACAGCAAGAGAAAGCCACAGTCCTCCACAACAGCAGGAGAAAGCCACAGTCCTCCACAACAGTAAGAGAAAGCCACAGTCCTCCACAACAGCAAGAGAAAGCCACAGTCCTTCACAACAGCAAGAGAAAGCCACAGTCCTTCACAACAGCAAGAGAAAGCCACAGTCCTCCACAACAGCAAGAGAAAGCCACAGTCCTTCACAACAGCAAGAGAAAGCCACAGTCCTTCACAACAGCAAGAGAAAGCCACAGTCCTTCACAACAGCAGGAGAAAGCCACAGTCCTCCACAACAGCAAGAGAAAGCCACAGTCCTTCACAACAGCAAGAGAAAGCCACAGTCCTTCACAACAGTAAGAGAAAGCCACAGTCCTCCACAACAGCAAGAGAAAGCCACAGTCCTTCACAACAGCAAGAGAAAGCCACAGTCCTTCACAACAGCAAGAGAAAGCCACAGTCCTCCACAACAGCAGGAGAAAGCCACAGTCCTCCACAACAGTAAGAGAAAGCCACAGTCCTCCACAACAGTAAGAGAAAGCCACAGTCCTTCACAACAGCAAGAGAAAGCCACAGTCCTCCACAACAGCAGGAGAAAGCCACAGTCCTCCACAACAGCAAGAGAAAGCCACAGTCCTTCACAACAGCAAGAGAAAGCCACAGTCCTCCACAACAGCAAGAGAAAGCCACAGTCCTCCACAACAGCAAGAGAAAGCCACAGTCCTCCACAACAGCAAGAGAAAGCCACAGTCCTCCACAACAGCAAGAGAAAGCCACAGTCCTCCACAACAGCAGGAGAAAGCCACAGTCCTCCACAACA CAAGAGAAAGCCACAGTCCTTCACAACAGCAAGAGAAAGCCACAGTCCTTCACAACAGCAAGAGAAAGCCACAGTCCTCCACAACAGCAAGAGAAAGCCACAGTCCTTCACAACAGCAAGAGAAAGCCACAGTCCTTCACAACAGCAAGAGAAAGCCACAGTCCTTCACAACAGCAGGAGAAAGCCACAGTCCTCCACAACAGCAAGAGAAAGCCACAGTCCTTCACAACAGCAAGAGAAAGCCACAGTCCTTCACAACAGTAAGAGAAAGCCACAGTCCTCCACAACAGCAAGAGAAAGCCACAGTCCTTCACAACAGCAAGAGAAAGCCACAGTCCTTCACAACAGCAAGAGAAAGCCACAGTCCTCCACAACAGCAAGAGAAAGCCACAGTCCTTCACAACAGCAAGAGAAAGCCACAGTCCTTCACAACAGCAAGAGAAAGCCACAGTCCTTCACAACAGCAGGAGAAAGCCACAGTCCTCCACAACAGCAAGAGAAAGCCACAGTCCTTCACAACAGCAAGAGAAAGCCACAGTCCTTCATAACAGCAGGAGAAAGCCACAGTCCTGTACAACAGCAGGAGAAAGCTACAGTCCTGTACAACAGCAGGAGAAAGCTACAGTCCTGTACAACAGCAGGAGAAAGCTACAGTCCTGTACAACAGCAGGAGAAAGCCACAGTCCTGTACAACAGCAGGAGAAAGCTACAGTCCTGTACAACAGCAGGAGAAAGCTACAGTCCTGTACAACAGCAGGAGAAAGCTACAGTCCTGTACAACAGCAGGAGAAAGCTACAGTCCTGTACAACAGCAGGAGAAAGCCACAGTCCTGTACAACAGCAGGAGAAAGCTACAGTCCTGTACAACAGCAGGAGAAAGCTACAGTCCTGTACAACAGCAGGAGAAAGCTACAGTCATGTACAACAGCAGGAGAAAGCTACAGTCCTGTACAACAGCAGGAGAAAGCCACAGTCCTGTACAACAGCAGGAGAAAGCTACAGTCCTGTACAACAGCAGGAGAAAGCCACAGTCCTGTACAACACCAGGAGAAAGCTACAGTCCTGTACAACAGCAGGAGAAAGCCACTTTCCTCCACAACAGCAGGAGAAAGCCACTTTCCTCCACAACAAGTAG